A window of Polyodon spathula isolate WHYD16114869_AA unplaced genomic scaffold, ASM1765450v1 scaffolds_657, whole genome shotgun sequence contains these coding sequences:
- the maco1b gene encoding macoilin-2 isoform X1: MKRRNADCSKLRRPLKRNRITEGIYGSTFLYLKFLVVWALVLLADFVLEFRFEYLWPFWLFIRSVYDSFRYQGLAFSVFFVCVAFTSDIICLLFIPVQWLFFAASTYVWVQYVWHTERGVCLPTVSLWILFVYIEAAIRFKDLKNFHVDLCRPFAAHCIGYPVVTLGFGFKSYVSYKMRLRKQKEVQKENEFYMQLLQQALPPEQQMLQRQEREAEEAAAAKGISEVDSTLISQQNGAIPASKKLVTTLPELEYREKGKDKDKDAKKQNLGINNNILQSVDSKVQEIEYMENHINSKRLNNDLVGSTENLLKEELCLASSKNYKNGSGTGNSSPRSHSASNGSIPSSSSNKNEKKQKITSKSPSTHKDLMENCIPNNQLSKPDTLVRSSFTRLEQDIKKLKADLQASRQVEQELRSQISSLSTTERSIRSELGQLRQENELLQNKLHNAVQAKQKDKQTVSQLEKRLKMEQEARAIAEKQLAEEKKRKKLEEATAARAVALAAATRGECTETLRNRIRELETECKKLTIDMKVKEEQIRDLEMKVQELRKYKENEKDTEVLMSALSAMQDKTQHLENSLSAETRIKLDLFSALGDAKRQLEIAQGQIIQKDQEIKDLKQKIAEVMAVMPSITYSTDTNNLNPVTPHYSSKFMDTSPSGLDPNASVYQPLKK; this comes from the exons ATGAAGCGGCGCAATGCGGACTGCAGCAAACTCCGGCGGCCGTTAAAACGGAACCGAATCACCGAGGGCATCTACGGCAG CACCTTCTTGTACCTTAAGTTCCTGGTTGTCTGGGCGCTGGTGTTGTTGGCGGATTTCGTCCTGGAGTTCAGATTCGAATATCTGTGGCCATTCTGGCTGTTTATCAGAAGTGTTTATGATTCCTTCAGGTACCAGGGTCTG gcattttcagtgttttttgtttgtgtagcaTTCACGTCAGATATAATATGCCTACTCTTCATACCTGTACAATGGCTGTTCTTTGCTGCCAGTACGTACGTTTGGGTACAGTATGTGTGGCACACAG aaagggGAGTATGTTTACCCACAGTATCACTATGGATACTGTTTGTTTATATAGAAGCTGCAATCAGATTTAAAGATCTGAAAAATTTTCATGTGGATTTATGTCGTCCTTTTGCTGCACACTG CATTGGGTATCCTGTTGTCACACTGGGCTTTGGTTTCAAAAGTTATGTCAGCTACAAGATGCgattaagaaaacaaaaggaagtgCAGAAAGAGAATGAGTTTTATATGCAGCTTCTTCAGCAGGCTttgcctccagaacagcagatgCTTCAGAGGCAGGAGAGGGAAGCAGAGGAAG CTGCAGCAGCCAAAGGGATCTCAGAAGTGGATTCCACGCTGATTTCACAGCAGAATGGGGCAATCCCAGCCAGTAAAAAACTGGTCACAACATTACCAGAACTTGAATACAGAGAAAAAGGGAAAGACAAGGACAAAGATGCCAAAAAACAGAACCTTggaataaataacaatattttacaaTCCGTAGACTCTAAAGTACAAGAAATTGAATACATGGAAAATCATATCAATAGTAAGAGATTGAATAACGATCTCGTGGGGAGTACAGAAAACCTGTTGAAAGAGGAGCTTTGTCTGGCCTCCTCGAaaaactacaagaacggcagcggGACAGGCAACTCGTCTCCTCGCAGCCACAGTGCGTCCAATGGGAGTATTCCCTCGTCTTCGTCCAATAAGAACGAGAAGAAACAGAAGATCACCAGCAAGAGTCCGAGCACTCACAAGGATTTAATGGAAAACTGTATACCTAATAACCAGCTGAGCAAACCTGATACACTAGTTCG ttcTTCTTTCACAAGGCTGGAGCAGGATATAAAGAAGCTGAAGGCAGACCTGCAGGCCAGCAGACAGGTTGAACAGGAGCTACGCAGCCAGATCAGCTCGTTGAGCACCACAGAGCGCAGTATCCGTTCCGAGTTGGGTCAGCTTCGTCAGGAGAACGAGCTGCTGCAGAACAA GTTGCACAATGCTGTACAGGCGAAACAGAAAGATAAACAGACTGTCAGCCAGTTGGAGAAGAGGCTGAAAATGGAGCAGGAAGCGCGGGCTATTGCAGAGAAGCAACTGGCAGAGGAAAAGAAACGAAAGAAACTTGAGGAGGCAACAGCGGCACGAGCAGTGGCACTTGCTGCTGCTACCAG AGGGGAGTGCACAGAAACACTCAGGAATCGCATCAGGGAGCTGGAGACAGAGTGTAAAAAATTAACAATCGATATGAAAGTCAAAGAGGAGCAGATCCGAGATTTAGAAATGAAAGTGCAG GAACTACggaaatacaaagaaaatgaaaaagatacAGAAGTGTTGATGTCGGCTCTTTCAGCCATGCAAGATAAAACGCAGCACTTAGAAAACAGCTTGAGCGCAGAAACCAGGATTAAACTGGACTTGTTCTCCGCACTAGGGGATGCCAAACGACAGCTTGAAATTGCACAAG GGCAAATAATCCAGAAAGACCAGGAGATCAAGGACCTGAAACAAAAGATTGCCGAGGTGATGGCAGTGATGCCCagcattacatacagtacagacaccAACAACCTGAACCCTGTCACCCCACACTACTCCTCCAAGTTCATGGATACTAGCCCCTCCGGACTGGATCCAAACGCCTCCGTTTACCAGCCCCTGAAGAAATGA
- the maco1b gene encoding macoilin-2 isoform X2 → MKRRNADCSKLRRPLKRNRITEGIYGSTFLYLKFLVVWALVLLADFVLEFRFEYLWPFWLFIRSVYDSFRYQGLAFSVFFVCVAFTSDIICLLFIPVQWLFFAASTYVWVQYVWHTERGVCLPTVSLWILFVYIEAAIRFKDLKNFHVDLCRPFAAHCIGYPVVTLGFGFKSYVSYKMRLRKQKEVQKENEFYMQLLQQALPPEQQMLQRQEREAEEAAAAKGISEVDSTLISQQNGAIPASKKLVTTLPELEYREKGKDKDKDAKKQNLGINNNILQSVDSKVQEIEYMENHINSKRLNNDLVGSTENLLKEELCLASSKNYKNGSGTGNSSPRSHSASNGSIPSSSSNKNEKKQKITSKSPSTHKDLMENCIPNNQLSKPDTLVRLEQDIKKLKADLQASRQVEQELRSQISSLSTTERSIRSELGQLRQENELLQNKLHNAVQAKQKDKQTVSQLEKRLKMEQEARAIAEKQLAEEKKRKKLEEATAARAVALAAATRGECTETLRNRIRELETECKKLTIDMKVKEEQIRDLEMKVQELRKYKENEKDTEVLMSALSAMQDKTQHLENSLSAETRIKLDLFSALGDAKRQLEIAQGQIIQKDQEIKDLKQKIAEVMAVMPSITYSTDTNNLNPVTPHYSSKFMDTSPSGLDPNASVYQPLKK, encoded by the exons ATGAAGCGGCGCAATGCGGACTGCAGCAAACTCCGGCGGCCGTTAAAACGGAACCGAATCACCGAGGGCATCTACGGCAG CACCTTCTTGTACCTTAAGTTCCTGGTTGTCTGGGCGCTGGTGTTGTTGGCGGATTTCGTCCTGGAGTTCAGATTCGAATATCTGTGGCCATTCTGGCTGTTTATCAGAAGTGTTTATGATTCCTTCAGGTACCAGGGTCTG gcattttcagtgttttttgtttgtgtagcaTTCACGTCAGATATAATATGCCTACTCTTCATACCTGTACAATGGCTGTTCTTTGCTGCCAGTACGTACGTTTGGGTACAGTATGTGTGGCACACAG aaagggGAGTATGTTTACCCACAGTATCACTATGGATACTGTTTGTTTATATAGAAGCTGCAATCAGATTTAAAGATCTGAAAAATTTTCATGTGGATTTATGTCGTCCTTTTGCTGCACACTG CATTGGGTATCCTGTTGTCACACTGGGCTTTGGTTTCAAAAGTTATGTCAGCTACAAGATGCgattaagaaaacaaaaggaagtgCAGAAAGAGAATGAGTTTTATATGCAGCTTCTTCAGCAGGCTttgcctccagaacagcagatgCTTCAGAGGCAGGAGAGGGAAGCAGAGGAAG CTGCAGCAGCCAAAGGGATCTCAGAAGTGGATTCCACGCTGATTTCACAGCAGAATGGGGCAATCCCAGCCAGTAAAAAACTGGTCACAACATTACCAGAACTTGAATACAGAGAAAAAGGGAAAGACAAGGACAAAGATGCCAAAAAACAGAACCTTggaataaataacaatattttacaaTCCGTAGACTCTAAAGTACAAGAAATTGAATACATGGAAAATCATATCAATAGTAAGAGATTGAATAACGATCTCGTGGGGAGTACAGAAAACCTGTTGAAAGAGGAGCTTTGTCTGGCCTCCTCGAaaaactacaagaacggcagcggGACAGGCAACTCGTCTCCTCGCAGCCACAGTGCGTCCAATGGGAGTATTCCCTCGTCTTCGTCCAATAAGAACGAGAAGAAACAGAAGATCACCAGCAAGAGTCCGAGCACTCACAAGGATTTAATGGAAAACTGTATACCTAATAACCAGCTGAGCAAACCTGATACACTAGTTCG GCTGGAGCAGGATATAAAGAAGCTGAAGGCAGACCTGCAGGCCAGCAGACAGGTTGAACAGGAGCTACGCAGCCAGATCAGCTCGTTGAGCACCACAGAGCGCAGTATCCGTTCCGAGTTGGGTCAGCTTCGTCAGGAGAACGAGCTGCTGCAGAACAA GTTGCACAATGCTGTACAGGCGAAACAGAAAGATAAACAGACTGTCAGCCAGTTGGAGAAGAGGCTGAAAATGGAGCAGGAAGCGCGGGCTATTGCAGAGAAGCAACTGGCAGAGGAAAAGAAACGAAAGAAACTTGAGGAGGCAACAGCGGCACGAGCAGTGGCACTTGCTGCTGCTACCAG AGGGGAGTGCACAGAAACACTCAGGAATCGCATCAGGGAGCTGGAGACAGAGTGTAAAAAATTAACAATCGATATGAAAGTCAAAGAGGAGCAGATCCGAGATTTAGAAATGAAAGTGCAG GAACTACggaaatacaaagaaaatgaaaaagatacAGAAGTGTTGATGTCGGCTCTTTCAGCCATGCAAGATAAAACGCAGCACTTAGAAAACAGCTTGAGCGCAGAAACCAGGATTAAACTGGACTTGTTCTCCGCACTAGGGGATGCCAAACGACAGCTTGAAATTGCACAAG GGCAAATAATCCAGAAAGACCAGGAGATCAAGGACCTGAAACAAAAGATTGCCGAGGTGATGGCAGTGATGCCCagcattacatacagtacagacaccAACAACCTGAACCCTGTCACCCCACACTACTCCTCCAAGTTCATGGATACTAGCCCCTCCGGACTGGATCCAAACGCCTCCGTTTACCAGCCCCTGAAGAAATGA
- the maco1b gene encoding macoilin-2 isoform X3 — MSLAKAAGTFLYLKFLVVWALVLLADFVLEFRFEYLWPFWLFIRSVYDSFRYQGLAFSVFFVCVAFTSDIICLLFIPVQWLFFAASTYVWVQYVWHTERGVCLPTVSLWILFVYIEAAIRFKDLKNFHVDLCRPFAAHCIGYPVVTLGFGFKSYVSYKMRLRKQKEVQKENEFYMQLLQQALPPEQQMLQRQEREAEEAAAAKGISEVDSTLISQQNGAIPASKKLVTTLPELEYREKGKDKDKDAKKQNLGINNNILQSVDSKVQEIEYMENHINSKRLNNDLVGSTENLLKEELCLASSKNYKNGSGTGNSSPRSHSASNGSIPSSSSNKNEKKQKITSKSPSTHKDLMENCIPNNQLSKPDTLVRSSFTRLEQDIKKLKADLQASRQVEQELRSQISSLSTTERSIRSELGQLRQENELLQNKLHNAVQAKQKDKQTVSQLEKRLKMEQEARAIAEKQLAEEKKRKKLEEATAARAVALAAATRGECTETLRNRIRELETECKKLTIDMKVKEEQIRDLEMKVQELRKYKENEKDTEVLMSALSAMQDKTQHLENSLSAETRIKLDLFSALGDAKRQLEIAQGQIIQKDQEIKDLKQKIAEVMAVMPSITYSTDTNNLNPVTPHYSSKFMDTSPSGLDPNASVYQPLKK, encoded by the exons ATGAGCCTCGCAAAAGCAgctgg CACCTTCTTGTACCTTAAGTTCCTGGTTGTCTGGGCGCTGGTGTTGTTGGCGGATTTCGTCCTGGAGTTCAGATTCGAATATCTGTGGCCATTCTGGCTGTTTATCAGAAGTGTTTATGATTCCTTCAGGTACCAGGGTCTG gcattttcagtgttttttgtttgtgtagcaTTCACGTCAGATATAATATGCCTACTCTTCATACCTGTACAATGGCTGTTCTTTGCTGCCAGTACGTACGTTTGGGTACAGTATGTGTGGCACACAG aaagggGAGTATGTTTACCCACAGTATCACTATGGATACTGTTTGTTTATATAGAAGCTGCAATCAGATTTAAAGATCTGAAAAATTTTCATGTGGATTTATGTCGTCCTTTTGCTGCACACTG CATTGGGTATCCTGTTGTCACACTGGGCTTTGGTTTCAAAAGTTATGTCAGCTACAAGATGCgattaagaaaacaaaaggaagtgCAGAAAGAGAATGAGTTTTATATGCAGCTTCTTCAGCAGGCTttgcctccagaacagcagatgCTTCAGAGGCAGGAGAGGGAAGCAGAGGAAG CTGCAGCAGCCAAAGGGATCTCAGAAGTGGATTCCACGCTGATTTCACAGCAGAATGGGGCAATCCCAGCCAGTAAAAAACTGGTCACAACATTACCAGAACTTGAATACAGAGAAAAAGGGAAAGACAAGGACAAAGATGCCAAAAAACAGAACCTTggaataaataacaatattttacaaTCCGTAGACTCTAAAGTACAAGAAATTGAATACATGGAAAATCATATCAATAGTAAGAGATTGAATAACGATCTCGTGGGGAGTACAGAAAACCTGTTGAAAGAGGAGCTTTGTCTGGCCTCCTCGAaaaactacaagaacggcagcggGACAGGCAACTCGTCTCCTCGCAGCCACAGTGCGTCCAATGGGAGTATTCCCTCGTCTTCGTCCAATAAGAACGAGAAGAAACAGAAGATCACCAGCAAGAGTCCGAGCACTCACAAGGATTTAATGGAAAACTGTATACCTAATAACCAGCTGAGCAAACCTGATACACTAGTTCG ttcTTCTTTCACAAGGCTGGAGCAGGATATAAAGAAGCTGAAGGCAGACCTGCAGGCCAGCAGACAGGTTGAACAGGAGCTACGCAGCCAGATCAGCTCGTTGAGCACCACAGAGCGCAGTATCCGTTCCGAGTTGGGTCAGCTTCGTCAGGAGAACGAGCTGCTGCAGAACAA GTTGCACAATGCTGTACAGGCGAAACAGAAAGATAAACAGACTGTCAGCCAGTTGGAGAAGAGGCTGAAAATGGAGCAGGAAGCGCGGGCTATTGCAGAGAAGCAACTGGCAGAGGAAAAGAAACGAAAGAAACTTGAGGAGGCAACAGCGGCACGAGCAGTGGCACTTGCTGCTGCTACCAG AGGGGAGTGCACAGAAACACTCAGGAATCGCATCAGGGAGCTGGAGACAGAGTGTAAAAAATTAACAATCGATATGAAAGTCAAAGAGGAGCAGATCCGAGATTTAGAAATGAAAGTGCAG GAACTACggaaatacaaagaaaatgaaaaagatacAGAAGTGTTGATGTCGGCTCTTTCAGCCATGCAAGATAAAACGCAGCACTTAGAAAACAGCTTGAGCGCAGAAACCAGGATTAAACTGGACTTGTTCTCCGCACTAGGGGATGCCAAACGACAGCTTGAAATTGCACAAG GGCAAATAATCCAGAAAGACCAGGAGATCAAGGACCTGAAACAAAAGATTGCCGAGGTGATGGCAGTGATGCCCagcattacatacagtacagacaccAACAACCTGAACCCTGTCACCCCACACTACTCCTCCAAGTTCATGGATACTAGCCCCTCCGGACTGGATCCAAACGCCTCCGTTTACCAGCCCCTGAAGAAATGA